A single region of the Lycium barbarum isolate Lr01 chromosome 2, ASM1917538v2, whole genome shotgun sequence genome encodes:
- the LOC132626724 gene encoding uncharacterized protein LOC132626724 isoform X3, which translates to MIRITSCCLCIAILVALLSLLSESAPQGAYRRDPGHQQWRHGAFQDVKDNVRSEVRQMLHSRAEVPFQVPLEVNIVLVGFSGDGGYRYTLDSPKLEEFLKVSFPTHRPSCLETGQPLDIEHHIVYNTFPAGQPELIALEKALKAAMVPAGNARETDFGREVPLFEVEATAVEPEFQKLYSYLFDLESWGQSAEEMDRPWPTVIFIVNFDKVRLDPRNKDIDLDSLMYGRITQLNEEEMKKQEGDYIYRYRYNGGGASQVWLGSGRFVVVDLSAGPCTYGKIETEEGSISSRSLPRLRNVVFHKGSGVVTEHAAHDIFVGQLASLVATTIEHVIAPDVRFETVDMTTRLLIPIIVLQNHNRFNIMARGNNYSLDVGAIEAEEMERSADVLAAGLLEMSDSSLSSKFFLRQHWMDESDGTADSVLKHKPIWATYNQNRKKEKKRTVEKKKQGGLHRTYGTRVIPVFVLSLADVDEHLMLEDESLVWTSKDVVIVLQHQNDKIPLRLLSVSFVGLFNSHRVRVGSFKSSAFLESPSNIDFSCSSLFLWSYVSEIERRYAIPMLAQQHILAGLASVVGGLSAPYEKASHVHERPVVNWLWATGCHPFGPFSNTSQVSQLLKDVALRNTIYARVDSALHRIRETSEAVQAFAAEHLKTPLGEPVKGKKNKTSTELWLEKFYKKTTNLPEPFPHELVDRLEKYLDSLEEQLVELSSLLYDHRLQEAHSNSSDILQSSIFTQQYVEHILASEREKMKCCSIEYKLPVQSSQNLVYAGILLAGFFVYFVVIFFSSPVR; encoded by the exons ATGATTCGAATAACAAGCTGCTGTTTGTGCATAGCAATACTAGTTGCACTACTGAGTCTGCTGTCCGAATCAGCACCACAAGGAGCGTATCGGAGAGATCCAGGTCATCAACAGTGGCGTCATGGAGCTTTTCAAGACGTTAAAGACAACGTTCGATCCGAAGTTCGTCAAATGCTTCATTCTCGTGCCGAG GTTCCATTTCAAGTCCCTCTTGAAGTCAACATAGTTCTTGTTGGTTTTAGTGGCGATGGAGGCTATAGGTACACATTAGATTCTCCGAAGTTGGAGGAGTTTCTGAAAGTCAGCTTCCCAACTCATAGGCCCTCGTGTTTGGAGACGGGCCAGCCACTTGATATAGAGCATCACATTGTATATAATACATTCCCG GCTGGGCAGCCAGAACTAATAGCCTTGGAGAAAGCACTTAAGGCAGCAATGGTGCCTGCTGGAAATGCAAGAGAG ACTGATTTTGGAAGGGAAGTTCCCCTTTTTGAAGTTGAGGCAACTGCTGTGGAACCAGAATTTCAGAAGCTTTACTCTTACCTGTTTGATCTTGAGAGTTGGGGACAGTCAGCTGAAGAGATGGATAGACCTTGGCCTACTGTAATCTTTATTGTTAACTTTGATAAG GTAAGATTGGATCCGAGGAACAAGGACATTGACCTGGACAGTTTAATGTATGGCAGAATTACACAACTTAATGAGGAAGAGATGAAAAAACAAGAAGGAGATTACATATATCGATATCGTTATAATGGAGGGGGTGCTTCTCAAGTCTGGCTTGGCTCCGGCAG GTTTGTTGTGGTTGACCTCTCAGCAGGTCCTTGCACTTATGGAAAGATTGAAACTGAAGAAGGAAGCATTAGTTCCAGATCATTGCCTCGTTTGCGAAATGTTGTGTTTCACAAAGGATCGGGTGTAGTAACTGAGCATGCTGCTCATGATATTTTTGTTGGTCAGCTTGCCTCTCTAGTTGCAACCACCATTGAACACGTAATAGCTCCGGATGTTAG GTTTGAAACTGTCGATATGACAACAAGGTTGCTTATCCCTATCATTGTCCTTCAAAATCATAATCGCTTCAATATCATGGCAAGGGGCAATAACTATAGTCTTGATGTTGGAGCAATAGAAGCGGAG GAGATGGAACGATCTGCTGATGTGCTTGCTGCCGGTTTACTTGAGATGTCTGACTCTTCACTCTCAAGTAAATTTTTCCTCCGCCAG CACTGGATGGATGAGAGTGATGGTACAGCTGATTCTGTACTAAAACATAAACCTATCTGGGCTACTTATAACCAGAAccgaaaaaaggagaagaaaagaaCAGTAGAAAAGAAGAAACAAGGAGGTCTGCACCGCACATATGGTACCAGAGTCATTCCAGT GTTTGTTCTATCTTTAGCTGATGTGGATGAACATCTGATGTTGGAAGATGAAAGTCTTGTTTGGACAAGTAAAGATGTAGTTATCGTACTCCAACATCAGAATGATAAGATACCTTTGAG ATTGCTATCAGTTTCCTTTGTCGGACTCTTCAATTCCCaccgggtgcgtgtcggatccttcaaaagtagtgcatttttggagagtccgagcaacatagactTTAGCTGCAGCAGCCTCTTCCTATGGAG CTATGTTTCAGAAATAGAGAGAAGGTATGCTATTCCAATGCTAGCGCAACAACATATATTGGCAGGGCTGGCTTCTGTTGTGGGTGGGTTGAGTGCTCCATATGAAAAGGCTTCTCATGTGCATGAAAGGCCTGTTGTAAATTGGCTCTGGGCAACAGGTTGCCACCCATTTGGACCATTCTCTAACACTTCACAAGTCAGTCAATTGCTCAAGGATGTCGCCCTA AGGAACACCATATATGCACGTGTTGATTCAGCCCTTCACCGGATCAGGGAGACATCAGAG GCTGTACAAGCTTTTGCTGCAGAACATCTTAAAACTCCTCTTGGTGAACCAGTAAAGGGTAAAAAGAACAAAACAAGCACTGAATTATGGCTGGAAAAGTTCTATAAAAAGACTACCAACTTACCTGAACCATTCCCCCATGAGTTAGTTGATCGTCTAGAAAAATACTTGGAT AGCCTCGAGGAACAACTCGTAGAATTGTCTTCCCTGCTATATGATCATCGCTTGCAAGAAGCACACTCGAACAGTTCAGATATCTTGCAAAGTTCCATTTTCACTCAGCA GTATGTGGAACATATTTTGGCTTCTGAGAGGGAGAAAATGAAATGCTGCAGTATTGAATACAAGCTTCCTGTGCAATCTTCTCAGAATTTAGTTTATGCTGGTATTCTTTTAGCCGgattttttgtgtattttgttgtAATCTTCTTTTCATCCCCTGTACGTTAA
- the LOC132626724 gene encoding uncharacterized protein LOC132626724 isoform X2 gives MIRITSCCLCIAILVALLSLLSESAPQGAYRRDPGHQQWRHGAFQDVKDNVRSEVRQMLHSRAEVPFQVPLEVNIVLVGFSGDGGYRYTLDSPKLEEFLKVSFPTHRPSCLETGQPLDIEHHIVYNTFPAGQPELIALEKALKAAMVPAGNARETDFGREVPLFEVEATAVEPEFQKLYSYLFDLESWGQSAEEMDRPWPTVIFIVNFDKVRLDPRNKDIDLDSLMYGRITQLNEEEMKKQEGDYIYRYRYNGGGASQVWLGSGRFVVVDLSAGPCTYGKIETEEGSISSRSLPRLRNVVFHKGSGVVTEHAAHDIFVGQLASLVATTIEHVIAPDVRFETVDMTTRLLIPIIVLQNHNRFNIMARGNNYSLDVGAIEAEVKKMLHKEQEVVMIGGSHALHRHEKLAIAVSKAMRGHSLQETKKDGRFHVHTKTYLDGAILREEMERSADVLAAGLLEMSDSSLSSKFFLRQHWMDESDGTADSVLKHKPIWATYNQNRKKEKKRTVEKKKQGGLHRTYGTRVIPVFVLSLADVDEHLMLEDESLVWTSKDVVIVLQHQNDKIPLSYVSEIERRYAIPMLAQQHILAGLASVVGGLSAPYEKASHVHERPVVNWLWATGCHPFGPFSNTSQVSQLLKDVALRNTIYARVDSALHRIRETSEAVQAFAAEHLKTPLGEPVKGKKNKTSTELWLEKFYKKTTNLPEPFPHELVDRLEKYLDSLEEQLVELSSLLYDHRLQEAHSNSSDILQSSIFTQQYVEHILASEREKMKCCSIEYKLPVQSSQNLVYAGILLAGFFVYFVVIFFSSPVR, from the exons ATGATTCGAATAACAAGCTGCTGTTTGTGCATAGCAATACTAGTTGCACTACTGAGTCTGCTGTCCGAATCAGCACCACAAGGAGCGTATCGGAGAGATCCAGGTCATCAACAGTGGCGTCATGGAGCTTTTCAAGACGTTAAAGACAACGTTCGATCCGAAGTTCGTCAAATGCTTCATTCTCGTGCCGAG GTTCCATTTCAAGTCCCTCTTGAAGTCAACATAGTTCTTGTTGGTTTTAGTGGCGATGGAGGCTATAGGTACACATTAGATTCTCCGAAGTTGGAGGAGTTTCTGAAAGTCAGCTTCCCAACTCATAGGCCCTCGTGTTTGGAGACGGGCCAGCCACTTGATATAGAGCATCACATTGTATATAATACATTCCCG GCTGGGCAGCCAGAACTAATAGCCTTGGAGAAAGCACTTAAGGCAGCAATGGTGCCTGCTGGAAATGCAAGAGAG ACTGATTTTGGAAGGGAAGTTCCCCTTTTTGAAGTTGAGGCAACTGCTGTGGAACCAGAATTTCAGAAGCTTTACTCTTACCTGTTTGATCTTGAGAGTTGGGGACAGTCAGCTGAAGAGATGGATAGACCTTGGCCTACTGTAATCTTTATTGTTAACTTTGATAAG GTAAGATTGGATCCGAGGAACAAGGACATTGACCTGGACAGTTTAATGTATGGCAGAATTACACAACTTAATGAGGAAGAGATGAAAAAACAAGAAGGAGATTACATATATCGATATCGTTATAATGGAGGGGGTGCTTCTCAAGTCTGGCTTGGCTCCGGCAG GTTTGTTGTGGTTGACCTCTCAGCAGGTCCTTGCACTTATGGAAAGATTGAAACTGAAGAAGGAAGCATTAGTTCCAGATCATTGCCTCGTTTGCGAAATGTTGTGTTTCACAAAGGATCGGGTGTAGTAACTGAGCATGCTGCTCATGATATTTTTGTTGGTCAGCTTGCCTCTCTAGTTGCAACCACCATTGAACACGTAATAGCTCCGGATGTTAG GTTTGAAACTGTCGATATGACAACAAGGTTGCTTATCCCTATCATTGTCCTTCAAAATCATAATCGCTTCAATATCATGGCAAGGGGCAATAACTATAGTCTTGATGTTGGAGCAATAGAAGCGGAG GTGAAGAAAATGCTTCACAAAGAACAGGAAGTAGTGATGATTGGAGGTTCACATGCTTTGCATCGCCATGAGAAATTGGCTATAGCAGTTTCAAAAGCCATGCGTGGTCATTCccttcaagaaacaaagaaggaTGGACGTTTCCATGTACATACAAAGACGTATCTTGATGGTGCGATCCTTAGAGAG GAGATGGAACGATCTGCTGATGTGCTTGCTGCCGGTTTACTTGAGATGTCTGACTCTTCACTCTCAAGTAAATTTTTCCTCCGCCAG CACTGGATGGATGAGAGTGATGGTACAGCTGATTCTGTACTAAAACATAAACCTATCTGGGCTACTTATAACCAGAAccgaaaaaaggagaagaaaagaaCAGTAGAAAAGAAGAAACAAGGAGGTCTGCACCGCACATATGGTACCAGAGTCATTCCAGT GTTTGTTCTATCTTTAGCTGATGTGGATGAACATCTGATGTTGGAAGATGAAAGTCTTGTTTGGACAAGTAAAGATGTAGTTATCGTACTCCAACATCAGAATGATAAGATACCTTTGAG CTATGTTTCAGAAATAGAGAGAAGGTATGCTATTCCAATGCTAGCGCAACAACATATATTGGCAGGGCTGGCTTCTGTTGTGGGTGGGTTGAGTGCTCCATATGAAAAGGCTTCTCATGTGCATGAAAGGCCTGTTGTAAATTGGCTCTGGGCAACAGGTTGCCACCCATTTGGACCATTCTCTAACACTTCACAAGTCAGTCAATTGCTCAAGGATGTCGCCCTA AGGAACACCATATATGCACGTGTTGATTCAGCCCTTCACCGGATCAGGGAGACATCAGAG GCTGTACAAGCTTTTGCTGCAGAACATCTTAAAACTCCTCTTGGTGAACCAGTAAAGGGTAAAAAGAACAAAACAAGCACTGAATTATGGCTGGAAAAGTTCTATAAAAAGACTACCAACTTACCTGAACCATTCCCCCATGAGTTAGTTGATCGTCTAGAAAAATACTTGGAT AGCCTCGAGGAACAACTCGTAGAATTGTCTTCCCTGCTATATGATCATCGCTTGCAAGAAGCACACTCGAACAGTTCAGATATCTTGCAAAGTTCCATTTTCACTCAGCA GTATGTGGAACATATTTTGGCTTCTGAGAGGGAGAAAATGAAATGCTGCAGTATTGAATACAAGCTTCCTGTGCAATCTTCTCAGAATTTAGTTTATGCTGGTATTCTTTTAGCCGgattttttgtgtattttgttgtAATCTTCTTTTCATCCCCTGTACGTTAA
- the LOC132626724 gene encoding uncharacterized protein LOC132626724 isoform X1 → MIRITSCCLCIAILVALLSLLSESAPQGAYRRDPGHQQWRHGAFQDVKDNVRSEVRQMLHSRAEVPFQVPLEVNIVLVGFSGDGGYRYTLDSPKLEEFLKVSFPTHRPSCLETGQPLDIEHHIVYNTFPAGQPELIALEKALKAAMVPAGNARETDFGREVPLFEVEATAVEPEFQKLYSYLFDLESWGQSAEEMDRPWPTVIFIVNFDKVRLDPRNKDIDLDSLMYGRITQLNEEEMKKQEGDYIYRYRYNGGGASQVWLGSGRFVVVDLSAGPCTYGKIETEEGSISSRSLPRLRNVVFHKGSGVVTEHAAHDIFVGQLASLVATTIEHVIAPDVRFETVDMTTRLLIPIIVLQNHNRFNIMARGNNYSLDVGAIEAEVKKMLHKEQEVVMIGGSHALHRHEKLAIAVSKAMRGHSLQETKKDGRFHVHTKTYLDGAILREEMERSADVLAAGLLEMSDSSLSSKFFLRQHWMDESDGTADSVLKHKPIWATYNQNRKKEKKRTVEKKKQGGLHRTYGTRVIPVFVLSLADVDEHLMLEDESLVWTSKDVVIVLQHQNDKIPLRLLSVSFVGLFNSHRVRVGSFKSSAFLESPSNIDFSCSSLFLWSYVSEIERRYAIPMLAQQHILAGLASVVGGLSAPYEKASHVHERPVVNWLWATGCHPFGPFSNTSQVSQLLKDVALRNTIYARVDSALHRIRETSEAVQAFAAEHLKTPLGEPVKGKKNKTSTELWLEKFYKKTTNLPEPFPHELVDRLEKYLDSLEEQLVELSSLLYDHRLQEAHSNSSDILQSSIFTQQYVEHILASEREKMKCCSIEYKLPVQSSQNLVYAGILLAGFFVYFVVIFFSSPVR, encoded by the exons ATGATTCGAATAACAAGCTGCTGTTTGTGCATAGCAATACTAGTTGCACTACTGAGTCTGCTGTCCGAATCAGCACCACAAGGAGCGTATCGGAGAGATCCAGGTCATCAACAGTGGCGTCATGGAGCTTTTCAAGACGTTAAAGACAACGTTCGATCCGAAGTTCGTCAAATGCTTCATTCTCGTGCCGAG GTTCCATTTCAAGTCCCTCTTGAAGTCAACATAGTTCTTGTTGGTTTTAGTGGCGATGGAGGCTATAGGTACACATTAGATTCTCCGAAGTTGGAGGAGTTTCTGAAAGTCAGCTTCCCAACTCATAGGCCCTCGTGTTTGGAGACGGGCCAGCCACTTGATATAGAGCATCACATTGTATATAATACATTCCCG GCTGGGCAGCCAGAACTAATAGCCTTGGAGAAAGCACTTAAGGCAGCAATGGTGCCTGCTGGAAATGCAAGAGAG ACTGATTTTGGAAGGGAAGTTCCCCTTTTTGAAGTTGAGGCAACTGCTGTGGAACCAGAATTTCAGAAGCTTTACTCTTACCTGTTTGATCTTGAGAGTTGGGGACAGTCAGCTGAAGAGATGGATAGACCTTGGCCTACTGTAATCTTTATTGTTAACTTTGATAAG GTAAGATTGGATCCGAGGAACAAGGACATTGACCTGGACAGTTTAATGTATGGCAGAATTACACAACTTAATGAGGAAGAGATGAAAAAACAAGAAGGAGATTACATATATCGATATCGTTATAATGGAGGGGGTGCTTCTCAAGTCTGGCTTGGCTCCGGCAG GTTTGTTGTGGTTGACCTCTCAGCAGGTCCTTGCACTTATGGAAAGATTGAAACTGAAGAAGGAAGCATTAGTTCCAGATCATTGCCTCGTTTGCGAAATGTTGTGTTTCACAAAGGATCGGGTGTAGTAACTGAGCATGCTGCTCATGATATTTTTGTTGGTCAGCTTGCCTCTCTAGTTGCAACCACCATTGAACACGTAATAGCTCCGGATGTTAG GTTTGAAACTGTCGATATGACAACAAGGTTGCTTATCCCTATCATTGTCCTTCAAAATCATAATCGCTTCAATATCATGGCAAGGGGCAATAACTATAGTCTTGATGTTGGAGCAATAGAAGCGGAG GTGAAGAAAATGCTTCACAAAGAACAGGAAGTAGTGATGATTGGAGGTTCACATGCTTTGCATCGCCATGAGAAATTGGCTATAGCAGTTTCAAAAGCCATGCGTGGTCATTCccttcaagaaacaaagaaggaTGGACGTTTCCATGTACATACAAAGACGTATCTTGATGGTGCGATCCTTAGAGAG GAGATGGAACGATCTGCTGATGTGCTTGCTGCCGGTTTACTTGAGATGTCTGACTCTTCACTCTCAAGTAAATTTTTCCTCCGCCAG CACTGGATGGATGAGAGTGATGGTACAGCTGATTCTGTACTAAAACATAAACCTATCTGGGCTACTTATAACCAGAAccgaaaaaaggagaagaaaagaaCAGTAGAAAAGAAGAAACAAGGAGGTCTGCACCGCACATATGGTACCAGAGTCATTCCAGT GTTTGTTCTATCTTTAGCTGATGTGGATGAACATCTGATGTTGGAAGATGAAAGTCTTGTTTGGACAAGTAAAGATGTAGTTATCGTACTCCAACATCAGAATGATAAGATACCTTTGAG ATTGCTATCAGTTTCCTTTGTCGGACTCTTCAATTCCCaccgggtgcgtgtcggatccttcaaaagtagtgcatttttggagagtccgagcaacatagactTTAGCTGCAGCAGCCTCTTCCTATGGAG CTATGTTTCAGAAATAGAGAGAAGGTATGCTATTCCAATGCTAGCGCAACAACATATATTGGCAGGGCTGGCTTCTGTTGTGGGTGGGTTGAGTGCTCCATATGAAAAGGCTTCTCATGTGCATGAAAGGCCTGTTGTAAATTGGCTCTGGGCAACAGGTTGCCACCCATTTGGACCATTCTCTAACACTTCACAAGTCAGTCAATTGCTCAAGGATGTCGCCCTA AGGAACACCATATATGCACGTGTTGATTCAGCCCTTCACCGGATCAGGGAGACATCAGAG GCTGTACAAGCTTTTGCTGCAGAACATCTTAAAACTCCTCTTGGTGAACCAGTAAAGGGTAAAAAGAACAAAACAAGCACTGAATTATGGCTGGAAAAGTTCTATAAAAAGACTACCAACTTACCTGAACCATTCCCCCATGAGTTAGTTGATCGTCTAGAAAAATACTTGGAT AGCCTCGAGGAACAACTCGTAGAATTGTCTTCCCTGCTATATGATCATCGCTTGCAAGAAGCACACTCGAACAGTTCAGATATCTTGCAAAGTTCCATTTTCACTCAGCA GTATGTGGAACATATTTTGGCTTCTGAGAGGGAGAAAATGAAATGCTGCAGTATTGAATACAAGCTTCCTGTGCAATCTTCTCAGAATTTAGTTTATGCTGGTATTCTTTTAGCCGgattttttgtgtattttgttgtAATCTTCTTTTCATCCCCTGTACGTTAA
- the LOC132626725 gene encoding uncharacterized protein LOC132626725, with product MVVYGKMAGKGRLAQVWHGQHEQNIICSHSFSPKAAQTRHYFFIFTYSSTYIQGQDMERQALQAAWMIMMALKAFGGPYKPHNEAYDVWEAAWARLEEEATKKGAKCAKWPNVQIGAFLQIGYMCKLGQGRELAICAKNFMLARSHACKVD from the exons ATGGTTGTTTATGGTAAAATGGCAGGAAAAGGAAGACTTGCCCAGGTCTGGCATGGCCAACACGAGCAAAACATTATATGCTCTCACTCGTTTTCACCTAAAGCAGCCCAAACACgtcattatttctttatttttacatattcatcG acGTACATTCAAGGCCAAGATATGGAACGtcaagctctacaagcggcaTGGATGATAATGATGGCattgaaggcctttggaggcccatacaagccccacaatgaggcctatgatgtgtgggaggcggcttgggcgaggcttgaagaagaagctactaaAAAGGGGGCCAAATGtgcaaagtggccaaacgtgcaaataggggcatttctgcaaattggctacatgtgcaaacttggacaaggtcgggagttggctatttgtgcaaagaattttatgcttgcaagaagccatgcatgcaaggttgattag